CAACGTCTGTTAAAAATCTCTTTTCGCACTATATCTGTCTCTTTCCGCAAGAGACAGGATTCATTCGCCCATGATTCGCGACACGATACAGAGCGCCCAGGTCGTAGCCATGAAGGCCGGCGACAAGGAACGGCTGGCCGCCGTGCGCCTGATCCTGGCGAAGCTGAAGGACCGCGACATCGAACTGCGCACCGCCGCCAACGTGCCGGACGACGACACCGTGGTAGTGGAAGTGCTCCAGAAGATGGTCAAGCAGCGCCGCGAATCGATCGACATGTTCAGGAATGGCGGTCGCGACGAACTGGCCGCCAAGGAACAGGCCGAAGTCGACGTGATCGAAAGCTTCCTCCCCGCGCAGATGAGCGAGGAAGAGACGAAAACCGCGATCGAAGGCATCAAGGCCGAAGTCGGGGCGGCCAGCGTCAAGGACATGGGCAAGGTCATGGCCGTGCTCAAGGACCGCCACGGCAGCGTGATCGACATGAGCAAGGCCAGCGGCCTGGTGAAGGCGGCGTTGGGGTGACATGTCGCCTATAGTCCCCCTCCCGCTTGCGGGAGGGGTCAGGGGAGGGCATGTTGAACCCCGATGGACAAAGGCTACGCCCGCCCCACCGCAAAAGCGCGTGGTCTGCGCAACAATGCGACGGAAGCCGAACGCATCCTGTGGCGCGCCATCAGCGCCCGAAAAGTCTCCGGCATACGTTTCAACCGGCAAGTGCCGATCGGCCCCTTTATCTGCGATTTCGTGGCTAGATCGATCGGCCTGGTGATCGAGGTTGATGGCGGACAGCATAATGAGGAAGCCGATGCCGAACGGACCCGCTATATCGAAGCACAGAAGTTTCGGGTGATCCGCTTTTGGAACAATGATGTTCTTGGCAACATCGAAGGCGTAATTGAGGAAATCGAACGGGTGATTGCAAACATGCCCTCCCCCGACCCCTCCCGCAGGCGGGAGGGGAGCTATTGACCCTCACCCCCCAATGGCTGGACGAACTGCGCGCGCGCACGTCGCTGTCCACCCTCATCGGCAAGACGGTGAAGGTCACGAAGGCGGGCCGCGAATATAAGGCCTGCTGCCCCTTCCATAACGAAAAGACGCCCAGCTTCACGATCAACGACGAGAAGGGCTTCTACCACTGCCTGGCTGGTGAAACGCTGGTCCAGACGCCACAAGGCCGTCTACCTATCGCGGAACTGGCTGGCCGGACCATCGAAATTCTGACGAGCGGCGGCCTTTGGCGTCCCGCCTATTTCGATTCCTACGGCACCCAGCAGCTCTGGCGAATCACCTTGTCGCGCAATGGCGTACGCAAGGAGATTTTCGCCACCAGCGGCCATCGCTGGTTTGTGCGTGGACGCAAATCCGCGCTCGTGACCACCGAATTAAAGGCGGGGCACAGGCTCGCCACCGTCTTGCCGCCCCAAAGGCGCGACTGGACGCTCGATCCTGCCGGTGTGCGGCACGGCATCATGTTCGGTGACGGCACGCTCTATGGAGCGCGCTACGGCACGGTCAATTTCCATGGCGAAAAGGACGCGGCGCTCGCCCAATGGTTTCCCGACCAGAAGCCCGCCTTACGCACGCGCGATAATGGCCAAAGCTATCTGAAAATCTATGGCGGCAAGGCTTTTGCCCACATGAAGGCCCTGCCGCCGATCGACAGCCCGGACGCCTATCTTCTGGGCTTCCTTGCCGGCTATCTGGCGGCCGACGGCCATGTCGCCAAGGATGGCACTGTCATGCTCAACAGCGCAGACGCCCAAACTCTGGAATCGGTGCGCGATATTGCAACCCGCGTGGGGATCGGCACCTATTCGCGCACGTCGGTCAGCCGAAAGGGATATGGCGCCGCAGCCAGCTTGCTGCATCGCATTCATTTTGTGCCCTCCACCCTGTCCAGCGAGATGTTCCTGCTCCGCGAAGCAATGGAACGATTTTCTCAGCATAAGAAGAAGTTCGACC
This genomic stretch from Sphingobium sp. BYY-5 harbors:
- a CDS encoding GatB/YqeY domain-containing protein, whose product is MIRDTIQSAQVVAMKAGDKERLAAVRLILAKLKDRDIELRTAANVPDDDTVVVEVLQKMVKQRRESIDMFRNGGRDELAAKEQAEVDVIESFLPAQMSEEETKTAIEGIKAEVGAASVKDMGKVMAVLKDRHGSVIDMSKASGLVKAALG
- a CDS encoding DUF559 domain-containing protein, encoding MDKGYARPTAKARGLRNNATEAERILWRAISARKVSGIRFNRQVPIGPFICDFVARSIGLVIEVDGGQHNEEADAERTRYIEAQKFRVIRFWNNDVLGNIEGVIEEIERVIANMPSPDPSRRREGSY